GATTAGGTCTTTGATCTTCATCACAGCCCTTAGTCTTACCCTACATCAATCATTAAGCGTTTGTTTCCGCCTCTACTTCCCGCTCCAGTCAGTATGAGCTCTTTTACAAACAATGCGCGCGAGTCCTTCGGTGAGGGATATTCTAGAAGCATTATGGATATTGCCAACTTGGCATTGCGAAGTATCAATCCCCGATGAGCGTTCGGACTGGCCTATACTGGTCATATACGAACTCATCGATTCTTCCGAGTTAGGCACTGAGGCCAATCCCATAGTGATTGGAGATGATCCTGCTCCTTTTGGCTCGGCCTCCAACCCTATAGTGATTCATGTTGACGAGGATTGTGGCCATGATGAGGCAGAGCAGCTTGGTTCTGATGCCGACACTGAGATCATGGCTACACCAGAATTCTGGGAGAAGTTGATCGATGAAAGCTTACCAGCCCCAGCAGACGAGCGTGCAGACGTTAACTCTGTTTCTGTTCTACCCCCCACTACGCAGCTAGCCTGCGAGGATCTGGAAGAGCCTCGAATCGTTGAGCAGAATTGTCCTCGCTTGGACGATAAAGCAATTAAGGATAGAGCGCCTAAGGTGATGGAAGATCACTCCGTTGCTCTCTATGGTCAAACTAGCCAAGCGGGTATGTTATAGCCCTTAGCTCTTAACATGCTTTTCGTTGACCTTTGCTAGAAACTGATCGAAACAAATACGAAGATAATAACTATCCGGTTTGCGGTGTGCCGGACACCATCTCGATAACGGATCAATCTCAGGCGCAGGAAACACCACACAGCACCACGAAATGTATTGCGAGTGAACCACCTCATGGCTCTTATGGCAGATGGTCAGCCAAACGCAAACTTTCAGATGCTGACGGCGTCTCCCTTGAACCGAGACGATCTGAACGATTGATCAAAAGGGCCAGACAGTCAGTACCTCGAATGTGAACTCGTCTTGCATTGGCTCGTTGCAATTTATGGCAATGCTTGGTTTCGAATTGTTTTTATCCTTTTTACCAATTCCAATTTTTCCTAACACACAAAACTCATTCCAACTATATGGCGAAATATTCTTGTTAGCATTCAGTCTGGAACAAAATGTGGAATTGATTTGAACAAGTTAGCTACATCTTTACCGTTGTTGATGTCAATTTAGTGAGATGATTTTTCGTCATGCTCAGTGACACATAAGGTAACCAACAGTGGTCCCAGTGAATGTGGACAGCACCTAGATACTAGGGTCTTGATGATTGATTATCAAATACTGATTTTTCTCGAGTTGTGCTGAGTTCCAATATTGGCTAAAGATGTCCAGTACTTGGAAGCTGCGTGCTTGCATGAGAACTGCCCGATCTTGCACGATTTCAGAAATCGCTGAATTTTCACAAATACTTTTGGTGTTTTCTCATGGCAGTAGGATGATGCAGTTTTAATGTGATGACCTGTCCAGATGGAGGCAATTAATGAAGATCGAGTCCGAAATGTGACTGTTATTGGAATTGTGGGTGTTCCACATATACCGACGGAGCTAGGAAACCTTAAATACCCAACCGCTTGCACTTTTCGCTGCGCAGTCTTGCTCACTCAATCCATTCGTAACCCCGATGGTTCTCTGTTTACCAATTCCCGCTGATCACAGCATCTTCTTCTACCCGGACTAAGAATAGCTAGGATTACGCTTTTGAAGAGCTCCGAAAGACAGTTGACCATGAAATTCAACTGTTACAAGAGAGAAAACGAATGCTTCGAGACGAACTTCATCTCATGAAGGAGGCGCACAAACGGACCGAAGTGATGCTTTCCCAGGAAATGGAAAGGCTTACATTGAAATGCAAGATCTGCTATATGCAGCGATATCACTGGGTGACCTTTCTTTGTGGGCACATGGTTTGCGAGTCATACGCAGGAAAGCTTGAAACGCCGAAGAGAAACGCCGAAGAGCTGCCCTATTTTCGGGTACCAGTGTCAGGATATGTCAGATGCTACTCTTTTGCACTATAAACATGTATGCGAGGTCAGAATGAAGTTGCCGACACTACGTATATGCTTAGTTCATCTCAAGCTGATACCCTCTTCTCTAGATTTTGGGCGTTGCCTCGAAGATTACAAAGCACCACTTGTTCTACCGCGAAAATTATCGAGGATCATAGCCAGCTTATTCGATGACAATGAGATCTCTCATTTACCGATAATCCTTCTCCCAGGTTCTAGTCGTAGATTGTCAACCCGTCTCGACGGTCTTGTATCAAACGATTCCCCACATGGCAGTAGGGGAAACAAGCTTGACATCACATATCCTTCAGCTGGTCGAGTACGCTTGCCAGGTTCCGTCCAGTGGCGTTTGCGTTCTCCGCAAATATTGCTAGGTAGGCATTATGGATCAGTACACGTAAGACGGGAGGATTAGTGATTGGTTACCATCAGGTGTTCCATCTAGAACTAGATGGTGCATCTTTCCGCCAATGAACAAAGTTGCAGGGCTTGTATTCAACTCTGTCTGGCGCGGAATTTGGCTTGGGGCATTGAGACGGGGATAACTCGTTGATCCTAGCAATGAAGACAAACTGGTAAGGCTCGGCTGAATAAGACTCTCGCACACTGACAACATACCAAATCCAAAGTGTTGAGAATCGTGGAAAAACGTAAGTTTACAACGATATTCAGCACTAGCTGCAGATGCTGATATAAAGGGACTGGCAGCACGGAGTGCACTGCCAACCTCTTGCTCAATCAAAATGTAAGTTTCTCCCGGGTCGCCAACAATAACAGGCACCTTTCTGGTAACCAGATCTCCTCTCGCGTCATGGGTAATGAAATCTGTTGTGACGTGATGAAGAAGTCGCGCGCTACGAGCGCTTCTAGAGCagggaaaggaagagagggggCGAAAAGTGCTGCGAAATATATTGGATCGGACTAATTGAAGACTCAAGTTAGTAAAGGGACAGGCAATTCTTTCGCATTCAAGACGTACAATGGGCTGGACAGGTTGCAGAACACATAAGCATAACAAAGGTCTGTGATGGATTGACTGGGAGCAGTGCTCTTACATACCCTTTGTCTCGGAGTGGAAGAATATATCAGCGGATCAGTTGCGTTCGGAGAATCCCAGTTAGGCGCACAGGACAATTGATAAGTAGTGGCATCCGGAGCCGACAACCCAAAAAAGGCGGTGAACACCGAGTTCACCGCCTGCCTGCTGCTTTTTTCCCCGACTGCTTCTTTTCTGGTTGGTGGCCACCTGCGTGGGGAATTTCTGTGCAAAAAGTTTCAGCTGCGCGCAGAAAATAcatgttttgtttttctaGAATAGAATAGGGTTTTGGTTCCTCTACCCAACTTGTCATCGACGACCATTGATTGGGCCAATCAAGTGGATCGATCCTCCACGATCCTTGCCCCTACAGTTCGGTATAATATCCGCCCGAGCGGGTCGACCCCGCCCTTTCCGGGTGCTTATTTTTAATCCAAAAGATACGCAAAATCTCGTAAGACGTGATGTAATGCATTGACGGGTATTAGTTTCCTCGAAATAAAACTCTTCAATATCCACAACGCAACAACGAATGTACGACGGGCTGGCTCATCATAGGGCGACCACTGAGGAGAAATCTCATGGCTGGCGAAACCATGGTCTGGAAACCGTGGTTGACCACGGTTTTCATGTTCCTCTATAACATCTATTTAAAGTTGACTGCCGGGTTAGTCAAAGACAATTTATCTCAATGCACTCGGGATGTCCGAAAGCCTCCCTATAAATTTCGGCCAAATGCTAGCGGGTCTCTATCAGGAACAGGTTCGGAATACTGTCAAAGGTAAGATGTCACTACAATTCACTAGATATGCAAGCCCTCCTAGGTTAGATAGCCGGGGGACGCCTCTTAACACAAACGTAAATGCTAGCTTTAACCACATGATATGTCCTCCACAGAGACTTGATAAACCGAAAATATCTCAGTATCATCTAGAGGCACACCATAAAGCGACTCGGTATCTATATACTCTATGTCTCACCTTAGTTGACAATCCATCTGTTGGCTTTTACAACCCGATCACAGAAAACCAAATCCCACCTAAAGAAGCAAGAGACGCCATCAGCGAGCTTGACAGAATCAATAGCCGCCTAATGGACAGAAACATGCCAATGGTTTAGATCTTGGTCTCGGTCAAATCCAGTGGCAGTGTTTTGTTGAAAAGTGGAAAACAATCCTTTTCGTGTTAAACACTCCCCAGCCCGGAGAACCGGAAACAAAACCACTTTCACAACTCAAATGTAATAAGTTTTCAGACTTGTCTACAGAATATGCGTGAGTCAATCGATGCACATGTTCATTTATTCAGGTATCAATGTggctatcaaagacaagcGTGGCAGACTCAATACGGCCTCAGATGAGTAGCCAGAGTGACACCAGTAAGTTTAATCAACAAAGATTTGCATCATAAGAGCCTCCCTTCCCTTCCCCAAAAACACCATCCAGATGTCGTGCACGTCGACGATGTTGACGGAGAGTATGAGGCTAGTACTCAATGACTGAGCTTTTATACTCCAAGATTTGTGCAGTCAACGGACCAACAGGCACCGCCATAGACTTGTAGT
The nucleotide sequence above comes from Penicillium digitatum chromosome 1, complete sequence. Encoded proteins:
- a CDS encoding DOC family; this encodes MLMCSATCPAHFRSNIFRSTFRPLSSFPCSRSARSARLLHHVTTDFITHDARGDLVTRKVPVIVGDPGETYILIEQEVGSALRAASPFISASAASAEYRCKLTFFHDSQHFGFGSTSYPRLNAPSQIPRQTELNTSPATLFIGGKMHHLVLDGTPDAIFAENANATGRNLASVLDQLKDM